Proteins from a single region of Salipiger sp. H15:
- a CDS encoding P1 family peptidase, translated as MRPGPLNLITDVPGLKVGNAEDSLLKSGVSVVVGEAPMVASVSVMGGAPGTRETDLLAPDKTAPGVDALVLSGGSAFGLAAAQGVMDALHEEGRGFEVFSARVPIVPAAILFDLLNGGDKHWGVNPYPGLGRQALANAGTAFRLGSRGAGCGAQTAQHKGGLGSASLVLEGGITVGALVAVNPMGSVTTPSGRHFWAAPFEIGEEFGGLGTEPAKGFHEMPQSRKTGAMAALGNTTIAVVATDAQIDKAQAHRVAVAAQDGIGRAILPAHSPMDGDLVFACATGRKALVAPALQLAQIGHAASLCLSRAIARAVWEASPAPGDTLPTLREELGL; from the coding sequence ATGCGACCCGGTCCCCTGAACCTGATCACCGACGTGCCCGGCCTGAAGGTCGGCAATGCCGAGGATTCCCTGCTGAAGTCCGGCGTCTCGGTGGTTGTCGGCGAGGCGCCGATGGTCGCCTCGGTCTCGGTCATGGGCGGCGCGCCCGGCACGCGCGAGACCGACCTGCTGGCCCCCGACAAGACCGCGCCGGGGGTGGACGCGCTGGTGCTCTCGGGCGGCAGCGCCTTCGGGCTTGCCGCGGCGCAGGGGGTGATGGACGCGCTGCACGAGGAGGGGCGGGGCTTCGAGGTCTTCTCGGCCCGGGTGCCGATCGTGCCCGCGGCGATCCTCTTCGACCTGCTCAACGGCGGCGACAAGCACTGGGGGGTGAACCCCTATCCCGGGCTCGGGCGGCAGGCGCTGGCAAATGCCGGGACCGCGTTCCGGCTCGGCTCGCGCGGGGCGGGCTGCGGCGCGCAGACGGCGCAGCACAAGGGCGGGCTGGGCTCGGCCTCGCTGGTGCTGGAAGGCGGGATCACCGTCGGCGCGCTGGTCGCGGTGAACCCCATGGGCAGCGTGACCACGCCCTCGGGGCGGCATTTCTGGGCCGCGCCCTTCGAGATCGGCGAGGAGTTCGGCGGGCTCGGCACCGAGCCGGCCAAGGGCTTCCACGAGATGCCGCAGAGCCGCAAGACCGGGGCCATGGCGGCGCTGGGGAACACCACGATCGCCGTGGTCGCCACCGATGCGCAGATCGACAAGGCGCAGGCCCATCGCGTGGCGGTGGCGGCGCAGGACGGGATCGGCCGGGCCATCCTTCCGGCGCATTCGCCGATGGACGGGGACCTCGTCTTTGCCTGTGCCACGGGCCGCAAGGCGCTGGTCGCCCCGGCGCTGCAGCTGGCGCAGATCGGCCACGCGGCGAGCCTGTGCCTGTCCCGCGCCATCGCCCGCGCGGTCTGGGAGGCGAGCCCCGCGCCGGGCGACACGCTGCCGACCCTGCGCGAGGAACTGGGGCTCTAA
- a CDS encoding SDR family oxidoreductase: MRLEGKTAIVTGAGSGFGAGIARRFAAEGARVMVADINMEGAEAVAAEIGGIAHMANVADGASVAEMAGRAVAEMGRVDILVNNAGVTHLPGFLEDISEEDFDRVMAVNCKSVYLTARALVAGMKERGAGAILNIASTAGVSPRPRLNWYNASKGWMITATRAMAIELAPFGVRVNALNPVAGETPLLKSFMGEDTPEMRAKFLSTIPMGRFSTPEDLANAALYLCSDEASLVTGVCMEVDGGRCI; encoded by the coding sequence ATGAGACTTGAGGGCAAGACCGCCATCGTGACCGGCGCGGGCTCGGGCTTCGGCGCGGGCATCGCGCGGCGCTTCGCGGCAGAGGGCGCGCGGGTGATGGTCGCCGACATCAACATGGAGGGCGCCGAGGCGGTGGCCGCCGAGATCGGCGGCATCGCGCACATGGCGAACGTGGCGGACGGCGCCTCGGTGGCCGAGATGGCGGGCCGCGCCGTGGCCGAGATGGGCCGGGTGGACATCCTGGTGAACAACGCCGGGGTGACGCACCTGCCGGGCTTCTTGGAAGACATCTCGGAAGAGGATTTCGACCGCGTCATGGCGGTGAACTGCAAGTCGGTCTACCTGACCGCGCGGGCGCTGGTCGCCGGGATGAAGGAGCGCGGCGCGGGGGCGATCCTCAACATCGCCTCGACCGCCGGGGTCTCGCCGCGTCCGCGGCTCAACTGGTACAACGCCTCGAAGGGCTGGATGATCACCGCGACGCGGGCGATGGCGATCGAACTCGCCCCCTTCGGCGTGCGGGTCAACGCGCTGAACCCGGTGGCGGGCGAGACGCCGCTGCTGAAGAGCTTCATGGGCGAGGACACGCCCGAGATGCGCGCCAAGTTCCTTTCGACCATCCCCATGGGGCGGTTCTCGACCCCCGAGGATCTGGCCAACGCGGCGCTCTACCTCTGCTCGGACGAGGCCTCGCTGGTCACCGGCGTGTGCATGGAGGTGGACGGCGGGCGCTGCATCTGA
- a CDS encoding aldehyde dehydrogenase family protein encodes MPEGSPFDSARVLIGGTWRETADTLPLSDPSTGEEIGRIARGGRAEIDEAVAAAQAALDGEWGAMTALERGRILTRIGQLVLENVDLLARIEAQDVGKPLGQARADAVALARYCEFYGGAADKIHGETIPYMAGYTVYTLREPHGVTGHIVPWNYPMQIIGRSVGAALAMGNACVLKPAEDACLTALYFADLAQQAGLPAGALNVVPGLGSEAGAALSAHPGVQHMSFTGSVATGAAVQRAAADNVIPVTLELGGKSPQLVFDDADLDAALPFLVNAGLQNAGQTCSASSRILVQRGVLDEVMARMAAAYAAKVVGPAMADHDIGPLISATQKRRVEGFLAQGADLPILARARLAEGLPMGGHYVAPCLYGPVPAEHILAQDEIFGPVQVIIPFEDEADALRIANGTAYGLVASVWTRDGARQMRLAKKLKAGQVFLNNYGAGGGVELPFGGVGKSGHGREKGFEALYGFSVLKTVAAHHG; translated from the coding sequence ATGCCGGAGGGGAGCCCCTTTGACAGCGCCCGCGTGCTCATTGGCGGCACGTGGCGCGAGACCGCGGACACGCTGCCGCTGAGCGATCCGTCCACGGGCGAGGAGATCGGGCGCATCGCCCGCGGCGGCAGGGCCGAGATCGACGAGGCGGTGGCCGCGGCGCAGGCGGCGCTGGACGGCGAATGGGGCGCGATGACCGCGCTGGAACGCGGGCGCATCCTCACCCGGATCGGCCAGCTGGTGCTCGAGAACGTCGACCTGCTTGCCCGGATCGAGGCGCAGGACGTCGGCAAGCCGCTGGGCCAAGCGCGGGCCGACGCGGTGGCGCTGGCGCGCTACTGCGAGTTCTACGGCGGCGCGGCCGACAAGATCCACGGCGAGACGATCCCCTACATGGCTGGCTACACCGTCTACACGCTGCGCGAGCCGCACGGGGTGACGGGGCATATCGTGCCGTGGAACTACCCGATGCAGATCATCGGCCGCTCGGTCGGTGCGGCGCTGGCCATGGGCAATGCCTGCGTGCTGAAACCGGCCGAGGACGCCTGCCTCACGGCGCTGTATTTCGCCGATCTCGCGCAGCAGGCGGGGCTTCCGGCGGGCGCGCTCAACGTCGTGCCGGGGCTCGGCTCCGAGGCGGGCGCGGCGCTGTCGGCGCATCCCGGCGTGCAGCACATGAGCTTCACCGGCTCGGTTGCCACCGGCGCCGCCGTGCAGCGCGCTGCCGCGGACAACGTGATCCCGGTGACGCTGGAACTCGGTGGCAAGTCGCCGCAGCTGGTGTTCGACGATGCCGACCTCGACGCCGCGCTGCCCTTCCTCGTCAACGCCGGGCTGCAGAACGCCGGGCAGACCTGCTCGGCCTCGTCGCGCATCCTCGTGCAGCGCGGGGTGCTGGACGAGGTGATGGCCCGCATGGCCGCCGCCTACGCGGCCAAGGTGGTCGGCCCGGCCATGGCGGACCACGACATCGGCCCGCTGATCAGCGCGACGCAGAAGCGCCGGGTCGAGGGCTTCCTCGCGCAGGGCGCGGACCTGCCGATTCTGGCGCGGGCGCGGCTGGCCGAGGGGCTGCCCATGGGCGGGCATTACGTCGCCCCCTGCCTCTACGGCCCGGTCCCGGCGGAGCACATTCTGGCGCAGGACGAGATCTTCGGCCCGGTGCAGGTGATCATTCCCTTCGAGGACGAGGCCGACGCGCTGCGCATCGCCAACGGCACCGCCTATGGCCTCGTCGCCAGCGTCTGGACCCGCGACGGCGCGCGACAGATGCGGCTCGCGAAGAAGCTGAAGGCGGGGCAGGTGTTTCTCAACAACTACGGCGCCGGGGGCGGGGTGGAGCTGCCCTTCGGCGGGGTCGGAAAGTCCGGCCACGGGCGCGAGAAGGGCTTCGAGGCGCTTTACGGCTTCTCGGTGCTGAAGACGGTGGCGGCGCATCATGGCTGA
- a CDS encoding ABC transporter ATP-binding protein: MTASICHKYPGGPGAEPPARTAEQALLQLEGLSLAIGGAPILDHVSLALRQGEILALTGESGSGKSMTALAAIGLLPEGAATSGRLLFSGRDLLTLPERDLCALRGREVGMVFQEPMTALNPVQRIGEQVMETILIHKAMGRDAARARAAEVMARVGLDPARIPPTRYPHELSGGQRQRVGIAMAIALRPKLLIADEPTTALDVTTQAQILELLTGLVREEGMGMLMITHDLAVVAGMADRIAVMNAGRIVEQGPTAQVLAEQRHPYTRQLFEASRHQAPLVPVTPGATLLDVQAAVRDYPLPRRHVLAPREAFRAVKGVSFDIRRGERVGLVGESGCGKSTLSRAILGLEPLQAGTITLDGKPILSHGRPDPEIRRRVQVVFQDPYGSFNPRHSVGRIIAEPFHLLPDPPTGAARQAAIAEALIAVGLKPEHAGAPIHAFSGGQRQRIAIARALIIEPELVIFDEAVSALDVRVRAQILDLVAELSRVRGLTYLFISHDLSVVRSITDRVLVMREGEIVERGETAEVFDNPRHWYTKSLMEAAPRLPAPETGGDDDAGGEPL; this comes from the coding sequence ATGACCGCTTCCATATGTCACAAATATCCCGGGGGTCCGGGGGCAGAGCCCCCGGCGCGGACCGCGGAACAGGCGCTGCTGCAGCTCGAGGGCCTCAGCCTCGCCATCGGCGGCGCGCCGATCCTCGATCATGTGTCGCTCGCGCTGCGGCAGGGCGAGATCCTCGCGCTCACCGGCGAGTCGGGCTCGGGCAAGTCGATGACCGCGCTGGCCGCCATCGGGCTGCTGCCGGAGGGCGCCGCGACGAGCGGCCGGCTGCTGTTCTCGGGGCGCGACCTGCTGACCCTGCCCGAGCGCGATCTCTGCGCGCTCAGGGGCCGCGAGGTGGGCATGGTCTTCCAGGAGCCGATGACCGCGCTCAACCCCGTCCAGCGCATCGGCGAGCAGGTGATGGAGACGATCCTCATCCACAAGGCGATGGGCCGCGACGCCGCCCGCGCCCGCGCCGCCGAGGTCATGGCCCGGGTCGGGCTCGATCCCGCGCGCATCCCGCCCACCCGCTACCCGCACGAGCTTTCCGGCGGGCAGCGTCAGCGGGTCGGCATCGCCATGGCCATCGCGCTGCGCCCGAAGCTGCTGATCGCCGACGAGCCGACCACCGCGCTCGACGTGACCACCCAGGCGCAGATCCTCGAGCTGCTCACCGGGCTGGTGCGCGAGGAGGGGATGGGCATGCTGATGATCACCCATGACCTCGCCGTAGTGGCGGGCATGGCCGACCGCATCGCGGTGATGAACGCCGGGCGCATCGTAGAGCAGGGGCCGACGGCGCAGGTTCTGGCCGAGCAGCGCCACCCCTACACCCGCCAGCTCTTCGAGGCCTCGCGCCACCAGGCGCCGCTCGTGCCGGTGACGCCGGGCGCGACCCTGCTCGACGTGCAGGCGGCCGTCCGCGACTACCCGCTGCCGCGCCGCCACGTCCTCGCCCCGCGCGAGGCGTTCCGGGCGGTGAAGGGCGTCAGCTTCGACATCCGGCGCGGCGAGCGGGTCGGGCTGGTGGGCGAGTCGGGCTGCGGCAAGTCCACGCTCTCCCGCGCGATCCTCGGGCTCGAGCCGCTGCAGGCGGGGACGATCACCCTGGACGGCAAGCCGATCCTGTCGCACGGCAGGCCAGACCCCGAGATCCGCCGCCGCGTGCAGGTGGTGTTCCAGGACCCCTACGGCTCGTTCAACCCGCGCCACAGCGTCGGGAGGATCATCGCCGAGCCCTTCCACCTGCTGCCGGACCCGCCGACGGGCGCGGCGCGGCAGGCGGCGATCGCCGAGGCGCTGATTGCCGTGGGGCTGAAGCCCGAGCACGCGGGCGCGCCGATCCATGCCTTCTCGGGCGGGCAGCGGCAGCGCATCGCCATCGCCCGCGCGCTGATCATCGAACCCGAGCTGGTGATCTTCGACGAGGCGGTCTCGGCGCTCGACGTGCGGGTGCGGGCGCAGATCCTCGATCTGGTGGCCGAGCTGTCGCGGGTCCGGGGCCTCACCTACCTCTTCATCAGCCACGATCTTTCGGTGGTGCGCTCCATCACCGACCGCGTGCTGGTGATGCGCGAGGGCGAGATCGTCGAACGCGGCGAGACGGCCGAGGTGTTTGACAATCCCCGGCACTGGTATACCAAATCCCTCATGGAGGCGGCGCCGAGACTTCCGGCGCCGGAGACGGGAGGAGATGACGATGCCGGAGGGGAGCCCCTTTGA
- a CDS encoding ABC transporter permease: protein MRPSLFLGAALTLTFTAAALISFLWTPGDVTAVDITARLQPPSAAHLLGTDHLGRDLLSMVMTGARTSLAVALVAVGLGMGLGVPLGLAAAARQGGWLDEIVMRANDLVFAFPSLVIAILITAIFGPGALNAILAIGIFNIPVFARLTRGAALSLWRREFILAARVAGKGAPRISAEHILPNLANLLIVQGTIQFSLGILAEAGLSYVGLGAQPPVPSWGRMLAESQTMVALAPHVAIVPGLAILLTVLGLNLLGDGLRDALDPRLRPSRA, encoded by the coding sequence ATGAGACCCTCCCTGTTCCTCGGCGCCGCGCTGACCCTGACCTTCACCGCCGCCGCGCTGATCTCCTTCCTCTGGACGCCCGGCGATGTCACCGCGGTCGACATCACCGCCCGCCTGCAGCCGCCCTCGGCGGCGCACCTGCTCGGCACCGACCACCTTGGCCGTGACCTGCTGAGCATGGTGATGACCGGCGCGCGCACCTCGCTGGCCGTGGCGCTGGTGGCGGTGGGGCTCGGCATGGGGCTCGGCGTGCCGCTCGGGCTCGCCGCCGCCGCCCGGCAGGGCGGCTGGCTCGACGAGATCGTGATGCGCGCCAACGACCTCGTCTTCGCCTTCCCCTCGCTGGTCATCGCCATCCTGATCACCGCGATCTTCGGCCCCGGCGCGCTCAACGCCATCCTCGCCATCGGCATATTCAACATCCCGGTCTTCGCCCGGCTGACCCGCGGCGCGGCGCTGAGCCTCTGGCGCCGCGAGTTCATCCTCGCCGCCCGCGTCGCCGGCAAGGGCGCGCCGCGGATCAGCGCCGAGCACATCCTGCCGAACCTCGCCAACCTGCTGATCGTGCAGGGCACCATTCAGTTCTCGCTCGGCATCCTCGCCGAGGCCGGGCTCTCCTACGTCGGGCTCGGCGCGCAGCCGCCGGTGCCGAGCTGGGGCCGGATGCTGGCCGAGTCGCAGACCATGGTCGCGCTCGCGCCGCATGTCGCCATCGTGCCCGGCCTCGCCATCCTGCTGACGGTGCTCGGCCTCAACCTGCTCGGCGACGGGCTGCGCGACGCGCTCGATCCCCGCCTGAGGCCGAGCCGCGCATGA
- a CDS encoding ABC transporter permease, whose translation MLGYALKRLTSLALSLLVASLVIFLVVEVAPGDPASYMLGMNAQPDTVAALRTELGLDLPKWQRYLAWLGGMLSGDFGTSYTYRTPVAQMVADRITVSLPLALYALGLSTLIALPAGIYAAARRGKAGDAGVIGATQLGIAIPNFWFAMLLVLLFALKLRWFSAGGFPGWENPLLALKSLTLPAVALALPQAAILARVMRSSLIDILSEDFIRTARAKGLSRRQALWRHGLRNALIPVLTILGLQFSFLLAGAIIIEQVFFLPGLGRLIFQSITQRDLIVVESVVMLLVFAVIAVNFLTDMAYALADPRLRHPR comes from the coding sequence ATGCTTGGCTATGCGCTCAAACGTCTGACCTCGCTGGCGCTTTCCCTGCTGGTGGCGTCGCTGGTCATCTTCCTGGTGGTCGAGGTCGCGCCCGGCGACCCGGCCAGCTACATGCTTGGCATGAACGCCCAGCCCGACACGGTGGCGGCGCTGCGCACGGAGCTGGGGCTCGACCTGCCGAAGTGGCAACGCTACCTCGCTTGGCTCGGCGGCATGCTGAGCGGCGATTTCGGCACCTCCTACACCTACCGCACCCCGGTGGCGCAGATGGTGGCCGACCGCATCACCGTCTCGCTGCCGCTGGCGCTCTACGCGCTGGGGCTCTCGACGCTGATCGCGCTGCCGGCGGGGATCTACGCCGCCGCCCGCCGGGGCAAGGCCGGCGACGCGGGGGTGATCGGGGCGACGCAGCTCGGCATCGCCATCCCGAACTTCTGGTTCGCCATGCTTCTGGTGCTGCTCTTCGCGCTGAAGCTGCGCTGGTTCAGCGCCGGCGGTTTCCCCGGCTGGGAGAACCCGCTCCTCGCGCTGAAATCCCTCACCCTGCCGGCGGTGGCGCTGGCCCTGCCGCAGGCGGCGATCCTCGCCCGGGTGATGCGCAGCTCGCTGATCGACATCCTGTCCGAGGATTTCATCCGCACCGCCCGCGCCAAGGGGCTCTCGCGGCGGCAGGCGCTCTGGCGGCACGGGCTGCGCAACGCGCTCATTCCGGTGCTGACCATCCTCGGGCTGCAGTTCTCCTTCCTGCTGGCGGGGGCGATCATCATCGAGCAGGTGTTCTTCCTGCCGGGGCTGGGCCGGCTGATCTTCCAGTCGATCACCCAGCGCGACCTCATCGTCGTCGAAAGCGTCGTCATGCTGCTGGTCTTCGCGGTGATCGCGGTGAACTTCCTCACCGACATGGCCTACGCGCTGGCCGACCCGAGGCTGAGGCACCCGCGATGA
- a CDS encoding NUDIX domain-containing protein: protein MPKSPRLAARAVLLHEDRLLLVNAWPGGRSDLWCAPGGGVETGASLPENLARELREETGLEVKVGPPCLVNEFHDPASGFHQVEIFFRCRLVSGQIDAAWQDPEGVVTERRFVTRDEMAGLRFKPDSLPHVAWGRGFGYDPLELIQH from the coding sequence ATGCCCAAGTCGCCCCGCCTCGCCGCCCGCGCCGTGCTGCTGCACGAGGACCGCCTGCTGCTGGTCAACGCCTGGCCCGGCGGCAGGAGCGACCTCTGGTGCGCGCCGGGTGGCGGCGTCGAGACCGGCGCCTCGCTGCCCGAGAACCTCGCCCGCGAGCTGCGCGAGGAGACCGGGCTCGAGGTGAAGGTGGGCCCGCCCTGCCTCGTCAACGAGTTCCACGACCCCGCCTCGGGCTTCCACCAGGTCGAGATCTTCTTCCGCTGCCGCCTCGTCTCGGGGCAGATCGACGCCGCCTGGCAGGACCCCGAGGGCGTGGTGACCGAGCGGCGCTTCGTCACCCGCGACGAGATGGCGGGCCTGCGCTTCAAGCCCGACAGCCTGCCGCACGTGGCCTGGGGCAGGGGCTTCGGCTACGACCCGCTCGAGCTCATCCAGCATTGA
- a CDS encoding alpha-D-ribose 1-methylphosphonate 5-triphosphate diphosphatase, protein MLDLTFLNAPVLRPEGWTDAPLSIAGGCIGGAGKAVDLSGFEILPGIIDAHGDGFERHMAPRRGALRERASGVEACAAELAACGITTAALAQFWSWEGGMRGPEFAEEVFAAVTEVAPTVPVDLRLQLRLETHFLDGFAGAEDAVARWGISYVVFNDHLPHQRLAEGRKPPRLTGQALKSGRSPEAHLALMTGLHERGDEVPAALDGLCARLAARGVTMGSHDDRTAEGRAAWRARGALVSEFPETVEAAQAARDAGEFIVLGAPNVVRGASHAGNVSALELVGMGLCDALASDYHYPAPARAAWRCVELGLLDEVAAWKLVSEGPARLLGLTDRGRIEDGLRADLVIREQATRRIVATIAGGRVAYMSGDVAGRFIT, encoded by the coding sequence GTGCTCGACCTGACCTTCCTCAATGCCCCCGTCCTGCGCCCCGAGGGCTGGACCGACGCACCCCTCTCGATCGCCGGGGGGTGCATCGGCGGCGCCGGCAAAGCGGTGGATCTCTCGGGTTTCGAGATCCTGCCCGGCATCATCGATGCCCATGGCGACGGGTTCGAGCGGCACATGGCGCCGCGGCGCGGGGCGCTGCGCGAGCGTGCCTCGGGGGTCGAGGCCTGCGCCGCCGAGCTGGCCGCCTGCGGCATCACCACCGCCGCGCTGGCGCAGTTCTGGTCCTGGGAGGGCGGCATGCGCGGGCCCGAGTTCGCCGAGGAGGTGTTTGCCGCGGTCACCGAGGTCGCGCCGACGGTGCCCGTGGACCTGCGCCTGCAGCTGCGGCTCGAGACGCATTTCCTCGACGGCTTCGCCGGGGCCGAAGACGCCGTGGCACGCTGGGGCATCTCCTACGTGGTGTTCAACGACCACCTGCCGCACCAGCGCCTCGCCGAGGGGCGCAAGCCGCCGCGGCTGACCGGGCAGGCGCTGAAGAGCGGTCGCAGCCCCGAGGCGCATCTGGCGCTGATGACAGGGCTGCACGAACGCGGCGACGAGGTGCCGGCGGCGCTGGACGGGCTCTGCGCCCGGCTGGCGGCGCGCGGCGTGACCATGGGCAGCCATGACGACCGCACCGCCGAGGGACGCGCCGCGTGGCGCGCGCGCGGCGCGCTGGTGTCGGAATTCCCCGAGACGGTCGAGGCGGCGCAGGCCGCGCGCGACGCCGGGGAGTTCATCGTGCTCGGCGCGCCCAACGTGGTGCGCGGCGCGAGCCACGCGGGCAACGTCTCGGCGCTGGAGCTCGTGGGGATGGGGCTCTGCGACGCGCTCGCCTCGGACTACCACTACCCCGCCCCGGCGCGTGCCGCATGGCGCTGCGTGGAACTGGGGCTGCTGGACGAGGTCGCGGCGTGGAAGCTGGTATCGGAGGGGCCGGCGCGACTGCTGGGGCTGACTGACCGGGGCCGCATCGAGGACGGGCTGCGCGCCGATCTGGTGATCCGCGAGCAGGCGACCCGGCGCATCGTGGCGACCATCGCGGGGGGCCGCGTCGCCTACATGAGCGGCGACGTGGCCGGGCGCTTCATCACCTGA
- a CDS encoding 5-(carboxyamino)imidazole ribonucleotide synthase encodes MSDALSQGATIGILGGGQLGRMLSVAASRLGYRTHIFEPGAEPPAGHVAHAVTTASYEDKAALTRFAESVDVVTYEFENIPTEALDTLQALRPIRPGREALRVSQDRMTEKEFLSGLGLRTAPFAAVDTEADLHNALELIGAPAILKTRRFGYDGKGQARILKKADAAEAFEEMRGAPAILEGFVDFSHEVSVIAARGTNGEVACFDPGENVHRDGILRTTTVPARLTPAHRQDAILLAGRILNALDYVGVMGVELFVCADGLVVNEIAPRVHNSGHWTQNGCSVDQFEQHIRAVAGLPLGDGSRHSDVQMENLIGDDMDRVPEILREADTALHLYGKAEAKAGRKMGHVNRIVRGA; translated from the coding sequence ATGTCTGACGCTCTTTCCCAAGGTGCAACCATCGGCATTCTCGGCGGCGGACAGCTGGGGCGGATGCTTTCCGTTGCCGCCAGCCGCCTCGGTTATCGCACGCATATCTTCGAGCCGGGTGCCGAGCCGCCCGCCGGCCACGTCGCCCACGCGGTGACCACCGCCTCCTACGAGGACAAGGCGGCGCTGACCCGCTTCGCCGAGTCGGTGGACGTGGTGACCTACGAGTTCGAGAACATCCCGACCGAGGCTCTCGACACGCTGCAGGCGCTGCGCCCGATCCGTCCGGGCCGCGAGGCGCTGCGCGTCAGCCAGGACCGGATGACCGAGAAGGAGTTTCTCTCGGGTCTCGGCCTGCGCACCGCGCCCTTTGCCGCCGTCGACACCGAGGCCGACCTGCACAACGCACTCGAACTGATCGGCGCCCCGGCGATCCTCAAGACCCGCCGCTTCGGCTACGACGGCAAGGGCCAGGCGCGCATCCTCAAGAAGGCGGACGCCGCCGAGGCCTTCGAGGAGATGCGCGGGGCGCCCGCCATCCTCGAGGGCTTCGTCGACTTCAGCCACGAGGTCTCGGTGATCGCGGCGCGCGGCACGAACGGCGAGGTCGCCTGCTTCGATCCCGGCGAGAACGTGCACCGCGATGGCATCCTGCGCACCACCACCGTGCCCGCGCGCCTGACCCCGGCGCACCGTCAGGACGCGATCCTGCTGGCGGGGCGCATCCTCAACGCGCTTGACTACGTCGGCGTGATGGGGGTCGAGCTCTTCGTCTGCGCCGACGGGCTGGTGGTCAACGAGATCGCGCCGCGGGTGCACAACTCCGGCCACTGGACGCAGAACGGCTGCAGCGTCGACCAGTTCGAGCAGCACATCCGCGCCGTGGCGGGCCTGCCGCTCGGCGACGGCTCGCGCCATTCCGACGTGCAGATGGAGAACCTGATCGGCGACGACATGGACCGGGTGCCCGAGATCCTGCGCGAGGCCGACACCGCGCTGCACCTCTACGGCAAGGCCGAGGCCAAGGCAGGCCGCAAGATGGGCCACGTCAACCGCATCGTCCGCGGCGCCTGA
- the purE gene encoding 5-(carboxyamino)imidazole ribonucleotide mutase — protein MTEQVKVGIIMGSQSDWPTMQEAAQMLDELGVAYEVKIVSAHRTPDRLWTYGKEAAGRGLQVIIAGAGGAAHLPGMMASKTRVPVIGVPVQTKALSGVDSLYSILQMPRGFPVATMAIGAAGAANAGLMAAGILALRDPALAGRLDAWRQALSDSIPDEPVRD, from the coding sequence ATGACGGAACAGGTGAAGGTCGGCATCATCATGGGCAGCCAGTCGGACTGGCCCACGATGCAGGAAGCGGCGCAGATGCTCGACGAGCTGGGCGTGGCCTACGAGGTCAAGATCGTCTCGGCGCACCGCACGCCGGACCGGCTCTGGACCTATGGCAAGGAAGCCGCCGGGCGCGGCCTTCAGGTGATCATCGCCGGTGCCGGCGGCGCGGCGCACCTGCCGGGCATGATGGCCTCGAAGACCCGCGTGCCGGTGATCGGCGTGCCGGTGCAGACCAAGGCGCTCTCGGGCGTCGACAGCCTCTACTCGATCCTGCAGATGCCGCGCGGCTTCCCGGTGGCGACCATGGCGATCGGCGCGGCGGGCGCGGCCAACGCGGGCCTGATGGCGGCGGGCATCCTCGCGCTGCGGGATCCGGCGCTGGCCGGGCGGCTCGACGCCTGGCGGCAGGCGCTGTCGGACTCGATCCCCGACGAGCCCGTGCGGGACTGA
- a CDS encoding L-lactate dehydrogenase, producing MKVGIVGAGMVGSAAGYALALRGGASEIVLVDRNEALATAQAEDIGHAVPFAHPCQVRSGGYERLEGAEIVILAAGVAQKPGESRLSLLSRNAGVFAQVIEGVQKAAPGAMLLVASNPVDVMTEVALRASGLRAGQVIGSGTILDTARFRWLLGEHLGIAAQSVHAYVLGEHGDSEVLGWSSARAGALTVGEFAEQVQAPITAEVRARIDEAVRRAAYRIIEGKGATWYGIGAGLARIVQAVRDDQRAVFSVSVVTPEVEGVEDVALSLPRVVGGSGVMATLTPELDPAEAAALRASAEMLKETALGIR from the coding sequence ATGAAGGTGGGAATCGTGGGGGCGGGCATGGTCGGCTCGGCGGCGGGCTACGCGCTGGCGCTGCGCGGCGGGGCGAGCGAGATCGTCCTCGTCGACCGGAACGAGGCGCTGGCGACGGCGCAGGCCGAGGACATCGGCCACGCGGTGCCCTTCGCCCATCCCTGCCAGGTGCGCTCGGGCGGCTACGAGCGGCTCGAGGGGGCCGAGATCGTCATCCTCGCCGCGGGCGTGGCGCAGAAGCCCGGAGAGAGCCGCCTGAGCCTGCTGTCGCGCAATGCCGGGGTCTTTGCCCAGGTGATCGAGGGCGTGCAGAAAGCCGCCCCCGGGGCGATGCTGCTCGTCGCCTCGAACCCGGTCGACGTGATGACCGAGGTGGCGCTGCGCGCCTCGGGCCTGCGGGCCGGGCAGGTGATCGGCTCGGGCACGATCCTCGACACCGCGCGCTTCCGCTGGCTGCTCGGCGAGCACCTCGGCATCGCGGCGCAGTCGGTCCACGCCTACGTGCTGGGCGAGCACGGGGATTCAGAGGTGCTGGGCTGGAGCTCGGCCCGCGCCGGGGCGCTCACCGTGGGCGAGTTCGCCGAGCAGGTGCAGGCCCCGATCACCGCGGAGGTCCGCGCCCGCATCGACGAGGCCGTGCGCCGCGCCGCCTATCGCATCATCGAGGGCAAGGGCGCCACCTGGTACGGCATCGGCGCGGGGCTCGCGCGCATCGTGCAGGCGGTGCGCGACGACCAGCGCGCGGTCTTCTCGGTCTCGGTGGTGACGCCGGAGGTCGAGGGGGTCGAGGACGTGGCGCTGAGCCTGCCCCGGGTGGTCGGCGGCTCGGGCGTCATGGCGACGCTCACGCCGGAGCTCGATCCGGCCGAGGCGGCGGCGCTGCGCGCCTCGGCGGAGATGCTGAAGGAAACCGCGCTGGGGATCCGCTGA